GAGCTGGAACGTGAATCAGCCAGGTAGATGGCGTCGTCCGGACCTGGTAAAGGAAATCAGGGAGCAGGATACTGACTGGACCCGATTCCTGGCAAGCCGTCCGAAAGATAGCTGGGATCCCAGGAAGTACCTGGAATACCGTCTTTTCTGGCCGTATTCTTCCGGGATCTTCGGTCAGTGGATGACTCACCAGATTGATACGGTACACTGGTTTACAGGTTTGAAACATCCACGTAGTGCTGTTGCAAACGGAGGAATTTATATGTGGAAAGATGGCCGTAAAAATGCAGATACCATTACTGCGGTATTTGATTATGGTCCGGATAATGATCCAACTTCAGGCTTCCAGGTACAATACAGTTCCCGCTTCTCCAATTCTGCTGGTGGCGTAAAGGAAATGTACTATTCCAATGGCGGTACTATTGATATCGATAAGAATAAGATCTCTCCAAACGGTGGTCTGACTGAACACGAAGCACAGGAAATGGGATTGCATGCAAACCTGCTGCCTGAAATGACACTGAGCAGTGGTGGTGCTTCTGCAGCAACCGGTGCAAATATGGGTGGCGATCCACTGACGAATGCGCATGTACGTAACTGGATGGAAAGTGTAAGAAGCAGGAAACAGGGGAATGCACCGATTGAGGCGGCTTATTCACATTCTATTGCGCTGATCATGGCGAATGCAGCTTATAGAACGGGCATGAAGGCCACGTTTGATGAGAACAAACAGGAGGTAATAGTAGGTGGTAAACCTTTTATTATATAATTGAGATTGAAAAGAAAAAAAATAGCTTCCGCCTGATGACGGAAGCTATTTTTTTGAGCCCTGGCCTGCGGCCGGCTTTATACAAATACTTCTACAATCTTCGTAGGCGCTACGTTCGCATTCCTCATCGCAATACTCCTTGCAGCCGTACTTGCAAATCCCATAAATGCCAGTTTGGTCGCATCCTCGCCACCCAGCATAGCTGGTACACCTTCATCCCCACCTTCACGAATACTCTGTACAATTGGAATCTGCCCCAGGAACGGAATCTCCAGGTCTTCTGCCAGGCGCTTACCACCATCTTTACCAAAGATGTAATACTTGTTGTTTGGCAGTTCAGCCGGTGTAAAATAAGACATGTTCTCCACCAGGCCGATGATCGGTACATTGATCTGTGGACCATCGAACATAGCAATACCTTTCTTCGCATCTGCCAGTGCCACATCCTGCGGAGTGGTCACAATCACAGCACCCGTCACCGGTACGGTTTGTACCAGGGTCAGGTGAATATCACCAGTGCCAGGAGGCATATCGATGACCAGGTAATCCAGGTCACCCCAGTGTACATCGGTGATGAATTGCTTGAGCGCGCTGCTGGCCATCGGACCACGCCAAACTACCGCCTGCTTCTCATCGATCAGTAAACCGATGGACATCAGCTTGATACCATGCTTCTCCAAAGGAACGATCATGCCCTTGCCGTCTACATTCGTCATCATTGGACGATGACCACGAACCCCAAACATAATAGGTACTGAAGGTCCGTAAATATCTGCATCCATCAACCCTACTTTGGCGCCGCCTTCACTCAGGGCGAGGGCCAGGTTGGCCGCTACAGTAGACTTACCTACGCCACCCTTTCCGGAAGCTACCACGATGATATTCTTCACCCCTGGCAGCAGGCTTTTTCCATCCTTACGGTTGGAGTTTACGTTGGCAGTCATATTTACATGCACTTCAGCATCTTTGCTTACCAGGTGATGGACAGCATTGATACAGGCATTTCTGATCAGATCTTTCAGTGGACAGGCAGGGGTAGTAAGCACAACAGTGAAGGTCACTTTATTCCCATCTATCTCAATGTCTTTCACCATGTTAAGCGTTACCAGGTCCTTCCCCAGATCAGGCTCTTCCACATTGCTCAAAGCCTTTAAAATCTGTTCCGTAGTGATCATAAATAGTTGTTAATTTTAATTCGAGGCTGTAAAGTTAACCTAATTGCTATTTACTTTGTCAGCGCTGTCCATAGTTTTTGTCAATTGCTTCCGTTCATCCATCTATATGTTCAGGAAAAACATTCCTATGGCTTATGTTTAATTCAAATCATTTATCTTAGAGGCGGCATGCACAAGAAGATTTCCTACATACTGTTTTCACTTTTGTTCCTACCTTTTCTGCTGAAAGCACAGTTTACGCAGTTCAGGGATAGTATCATCCAGATTTCTGGTATTACAATGACGGCAGATAGTCTCAGGGCCGTTCCTGCAGTGAGTATCCTCATCAAAGGACAGAACAGGGGTACCATCTCTAATTCGCAGGGTGTGTTCTCCATCGTGGCCTTTAAAGGTGATACACTGACCTTCTCTGCAATTGGTTATAAGAAGAAAAATTTCAGGATCCCGTTGGCACTGTCAGGTAATGCTTATTCCCTCCTGCAGCTCATGGTAGACGATACTACTTACCTGCCGGTAACGATCATCAAACCTTATCCTTCTAAAGAAGAGTTTGAAAAAGCATTTGTAAGTTCGGATATTCCTGATGACCAGTATGAACTGGCGAGAAGGAATACGGAGCAGGCGAAATTGAGGGCGGTTTCAAGATATGTGCCACCAGATGCTGCTGAGGCAACGAATATGTACTTCAACAGGCAGGCACAGAACCTGTATTATGCAGGACAGTTACCACCGCAGAATATTATGAACCCGCTGGCATGGGCACAGTTCATACAGGCCTGGAAGCGAGGGGATTTCAAGAGTGGAAGTAATAAATCATACGGATACGGGTATTAAAACTTAAAATAAATGAAACAGCCGCCTTCATCTCCTGAAGGCGGCTGTTTCATTTGGGGCAGCAAGCGGCGCTGAAAATGCATTTTCAATTTCTTATTCCCTTAAATTTGGCCAAATTCAATTCCATGTTCTCATCAAAAAAAATTGCCGTGATCGGTGCCGGCACCATGGGTAATGGCATCGCACACGTTTTCGCCCAAAACGATTTTACAGTTACCCTGATCGATGTATCTGCCCCTGCCCTGGAACGCGCACTCCAAACCATCGAAAAAAACCTCGACAGACAGGTAACCAAAGAAACGATCACTGCCGAAAAAAAAGCCCAAACCTTGCAAAACATTAGCACTGCTACCGATCTGGCAAATGGTGTAAAAAATGCGGACCTCGTAGTGGAAGCTGCCACCGAAAACACGGCCCTGAAACTGAAAATATTCCAGGACCTGGATCTGCATGCACAACCTGAGGCCATCCTCGCCACCAATACCTCCTCCATTTCCATCACGAAAATTGCTGCTGCCACCAAACGCCCTGGCAAGGTGATTGGGATGCACTTTATGAACCCCGTGCCCGTGATGAAACTGGTGGAGATCATCAATGGCTATGCTACCGAAAAAAGCGTGACCGATACCATCGTAGCGCTTTCTGAACAACTGGGTAAGGTGCCCTGTGTCGTGAACGATTACCCGGGCTTCATTGCCAACAGGATCTTAATGCCCATGATCAATGAAGCCATCAGTTCCCTCTACGAAGGGGTAGCCGGTGTGGCAGAAATTGATACCGTAATGAAACTGGGAATGGCACATCCGATGGGGCCTTTGCAACTAGCCGATTTCATCGGACTGGATGTATGCTTGTCTATTCTGCGGGTATTGCAGGATGGGTTTGGAAATCCGAAATATGCCCCTTGTCCGCTGCTGGTGAACATGGTAACTGCAGGCTACCTGGGAGTGAAAAGCGGGGAAGGATTTTATAAATACGGGAAGGGAAATAAGGATTTGGTTGTAAGTGATCGCTTTCAATAAAGTCTTAAAAAGATAAAGAAGGCCTTAAGCCTTCTTTATTTCTAATCCATGAATATCTTTTAGTTTCAACAGCGCCAGCTCTTCTACTGCTTTCGGGATCCCGATGTCCATATTACAGAACAGCTGTAACTCCTGTGCATACACGGTACAGTTCTGCTGTTTTACAATGATCATAATATCATTCAGGATGGTGTAGTCAAAAACCAGGTGATACTTTGCCTCCACATTCTTTTGCACCGCAGGTATGACCTGTAATACCATGGATGCGGACATTTTGTAGGCATTGATGAGGCCTGGCGCCCCCAGCAATGTACCGCCAAAGTAGCGCACGACCACTACCAGGGTATCCGTCAATCCCTTGCTGTCGATCTGCCCCAGTATTGGCTTTCCGGCAGTACCTGAAGGCTCGCCATCGTCGCTGGCGCGAAACTGTAATCCATCTGTACCCAGCCTGTAAGCAAAACAATGATGCGTAGCTTTGGGGTGTTCTTTCTTCACTTCCTGCAGGTACTCTTTGACCTGCTCCACCGATTTCACGGGCCATGCATAGGCCAGGAATTTGCTGCCCCTGTCCTTGAATTCAGCCCTTGCTGTTTTTTCTATAGTAAAATAAACTTCCATGCCTGGTTTGTTAAGGGGTATAATTGATCATGAGCAGGTTGTTCTGCTTCAGATCCGTCTTTATGCGCACATATTTTCTAATCTTACCTGCGGTGATTTTCATCACGGCGGTATTGGGAGGAATACTCCCCAAATTGTCTGCCAGTAATATCATCCGGTTCTCGCCCGGTTGGAGTGTAACTGATAATTTTTGCCTGCGTTTTAATACAGGAAAACCGCTTACAATGTATTTTTCATTCAGGCGAATGGAAATGCTGTCGCCATCTTCGGCGGCATCGTCCCACAGTTCCAGTTCTACATCACCTGTACCCACCGTGATCTGGTCCAGCAGGTTGTTACGACGTTCTATTACCCGCTTATCTACAGGTGGTGTAGGCGGTGCAGGTGGCTGCGGTTTTACTTTTCTATAAACCTGTGCTACCAGGAAAGTAGAATAGTAATTAGACTTATCACGAAAATCGTATACCGCTGCCAGGCTATCTGTTTTGATCCTGAAGGAGCCGGTGTTTGGCGGGAGCCTGCCGTAATTATCGGCAAAGAATCCCAGTATATTCATACCCGTATCCAGTTTCACCTGGAAGAGTGAGCCGCCGGGGCTTACATATTCTTTGTTCAGCAGGGTCTTACCATTGTGTACAAAGGTCACGGTGTCTTTGTCATCAACGTCTTCGTCTCTGATGAAAACGGGGATGATAGAATCGTAGACGGTGATCTTATCATAGACGCCGAAGTAAACCGAATCGCCTTCGGGATGCGCCATGCGCCGGGTATCCGGGCTTTGCCAGGGGATGTTATCTTTCTTCTTTAATAAGATGGGTTTCTTTGACAGCAGTTCACGCAGGTAATCTTTCATCATAGCATAGATCTCATCGTCATGATAGAAGCCCTGCATATATAATTCGAAAGAGTTGATCCACATCCTTTCTACAGAAAGACCATTGGGTTTAAAATCCAGGGTACCATTGAGGTACAGCATCCAGGCACCGATTTTAAAAGGGGCTTCTGAGATGGGATATTTATTTCGGCCAATGCCGAGTTCGTGGTCGTTCTTTTTACAAAGGAGTACTTCGTACGAACCGGAAAAGGAGCCATAATCAATTTTGAGGAGAGACGGATACAGCATTTTGTTGGTAGGTTCGCTGATCTGCCATTCCATACTAATGGTTTTGGAGCTGCCAGTGGGGGTATAGTCCATATGCCAGGTGCCGGTCCATTTATCACCCTGGCCCACTGCCTGCAGTGAGCAAAGAATGAATAACCATATGCATATAGGAGCCCTTAATTTGTACATGTTATTGTTCCCTGTGGTATGTAAATATATGATCGCCCTCTAGCGATATTTCTGTTGTTAACTTAGCATTTTTCAACCGGGGTGCCGACAATCCTCCGGGTAGGGTGATTGCCCCTCTGATCACTCTTGCCTCATCCCAGAGACCTTCTTCAATAAAACGGGTGAGGGTGGCTGCCCCTCCTTCCACGAGCACACTGAGTACGCGTTGTTCATGCAGTTCCTGCATCAGCTGTGCCAGGGTGTTGCCCCTGAAGAAGAAGGTAGGCTGACTGCCATCGTACAGGTGATGGGTAGCTGGCACTTTATGATGCGGGTCTATCACGATTCTCAGGGGGTCTTTGCCTGTCCAGAGGCGGTTATTGAGCCTTGGATTATCCATCACAGCGGTATGGCTGCCTACGAGGATGCTGCTTTCTTCTGTTCTCCAGCGATGTACCATCCTGTCGGTAAAGCGGTTGGAGATGCGCACAGGATGACCATCTTCTGTGCCCATATAGCCGGCCTGGCACTCGGCCCATTTTAATATGATATAGGGGCGTTTTTGTTCATGAAAAGTAAAGAAGCGGCTGTTAAGTTCCCTGCATTCGGCTTCCAGGATGCCGGTGTGTACGGCAATACCGGCATTTTCGAGGATGGCGATGCCTTTCCCGGCTACAGCACTGAAGGTGTCTACGCAACCGATGACTACTTTTGGGATCTTTTCGGCCACGATCAGGTTGGCGCAGGGGGGCGTTTTGCCATAGTGCGCGCAGGGCTCCAGGCTCACGTACATGGTGGCAGCTGGAATGAGGTGGCGATCGGCTTCTTTTACAGAATTGATACAATTCACTTCGGCATGCGCCTGCCCGTATACCTTATGGTATCCCTCTCCTATTATTCTGCCTTCGTGTACGAGTACAGCACCTACCATTGGGTTTGGGGCGACATGGCCTGCTCCCAGGGTGGCGAGGTGAATACAACGAAGCATGAAAAATTCATCTGTATGGCGGTCCATGGTCGTGTTTGTATCTTTACTTTTGCAGGGAATGTGGTTCCGGAGTGCAGGAAGCGTATCCTTTGCAATGTTTGTATCCTTACTTTTGCTGGCAGGAATGTCGCCCTGGAGTGCAGGAAGCGTATCCTTTGCAATGTTTGTATCCTTACTTTTGCCTGCAAAAATATCGTTTACGCCGGGAATTTCCCTTTTTTATACCACAGCTTATGACCATTCAGGTTGCATTTATACAGATCATTCAGGCCCTAAGCCCCATCCATGGCGATCGGGAGGCTGCCAGTATTGCCCATATATTAATGGAGCATATCACCGGCCTTGGCAAAATGGACAGGATCGTTTATAAAGACAGGGAACTCACTGAGGATCAGGCAGATCGCTTTCAGAAAGGCCTGGATGCCCTGCTCAGGAATGAGCCGGTGCAATATGTGACAGGAACGGGCTGGTTTTATGGCATGGAACTGCAGGTGACCCCGGATGTATTGATTCCAAGACCGGAAACGGAGGAACTGGCGGAGTGGATTATTGAAGATGTGAAGAAAGCGGGCAAGCAACCAGGAAACCAGGAAACGGGGCTCGAAATGCAGGGAAGAATATTGGATACAGGTAAAAGAATTGTAACAGGATTGCACCCCAGCATCCTGGACATTGGCACAGGCAGTGGCGCCATTCCATTAGCTATCAAGAAAAACCTCCCGTCAGCTGCTGTAAGCGCCATTGACATTAGTGCCGGCGCCCTGGAAGTGGCAAAGGCAAATGCAAAGAAATTATCACTGGATGTTAATTTTTCATTGGTGGATGTATTGGATGTAAATGCAACTGCTGCGCTACCAATATTTGATATTATAGTAAGCAATCCTCCTTATATCTGTGAACAGGAGCGTGCCGGCATGCAGGAGCAGGTACTGGATTATGAACCCAATATTGCCTTGTTTGTACCGGATCATGATCCCCTTCGTTTTTACCGGAGGATAGGTGAACTGGCGCAGGAGAAGTTGGCACCCGGAGGTGGATTATATTTTGAGATCAATGAGGCGTATGGAGCGGAGACTGTGAAATTGCTGGAAGAGCAGGGATATGTGGAGGTGGTACTGAAGCAGGATCTTTTTGGGAAAGACAGGATGGTGAAGGCGAAGAAACTTTAAGGAACGAAACTTTAAAATGAAAGGCCTTCAGGATGTAACGCTGAAAATGAAGCGTCGCGGATGGAAATTTAAAGAACGAAACCTTAAAAATGAAATCCGACGCCACCAGCTTTAACATTATCCTTTTAAAACTGCTCCTCCAATGCAGAATATTTGATACCACCAACCTACCACCTGCAGGTAGCTTAAACTAGAAATCATTTCATAGACAGGTATTTTGAATTGATAATCAATACCTAAATGGTAATTACGATATGAGTTCTAATATTACTTCTCAACTGGCAAAAAAACGGCTCCGGAACTTAATTGCTCCGGAGCCGTTTGAATTTCGTATTGGTATACATGTTAGTCCTAATTCGTTTCAGGCGGTTTTGTAGTCGCCAATACAACCCTGGCTCCTATTTCACGCGCTATCTCCATAATAGACACCACATCCTCTACCGGAACTGATTTTTCTGCATTTACCACAATCGTAGGATCTACCTCTTTCGAATCCCGTGCAATGGATGCCGCCAACATCTGCTTCAGGCTTCCAAAGGCGACCTTGTTAGTACCTACAAAGAATTCTCTCTTATCATTAATGCTGACAACCACCGTCTGTTTAGACTTGGTATTGCTCTTTGCCTTTGGCAAAGTCAGCTTGATTACGTTTGGATTCGCCAATGTGGATACGATCAGGAAGAAGAGCAGCAGAATGAACAAGATGTCATTCAGCGCCCCGCTGTGCATCTCCACATGATTTTTATTTCTTCTGTTGCGTAAGTTCATAAGCTTGATTATCTGGTTGGCTCCTGTAAAATATCGATAAACTCAGCAGAAGCAGCTTCCATTTTATTGATAGTCTTGTCTATCTGCGCATTCAGGAAGCTGTAGCCGATATAGGCCACCAGACCGATAATCAGACCCGTTGCAGAAGTGATCATCTTCACATAGATACCACCGGCAATTGTACCCAGGGTGATATCGGAAGTGATAGAGATATTAAAGAAGGTCTGGATCATACCGGCGATGGTACCCAGGAATCCGAACATAGGCGCAATACCGGAGATAATAGAAAGGATCACGAGGTTCTTTTCCATTTTATATATTTCCAGCTTACCTACATTCTCCATAGACTTTTCAATGCTCTCGATCGGCTTACCTATACGCTGGATGCCTTTGTCGATCATACGGGCAATAGGGCTGTTAGTGTTCTTTGATAAAGAACGTGCAGCCTGGATGTTGCCATTGGAGATATGATCACGGATCATCGGCATGAAATTATCTTCCAGTTTACCAGCTTTGGAGATGGTGAGATACCTTTCTACAAAGGAGAAAACGGCGATAACAGAGAGAATCCCCAGAGGGATCATGAGTACGCCCCCCTTTGCCAGCAGGTCTAATAACCTGATATGCTGATCGGCAGCGGCAACTGCTTCGGTGCCGGCAGCCACTGTATCGGGCTTGGGCGATAATAAGGAATCCTGGAGTAATGTTACTAATCCTAAGAGCATGAATAAAATTTTAACCTTGCAAAAGTATTACATCAAATGCAACAAGCGGGGAAAGATACCAATATTATGTAAACATTTAACGTATATGTTCTTAAAATATTATCCCCATTGTTAATGAGTAGTGAATACAATCCGGTACCTGATTGTTTCAGCAACAGGATTGCCAATCACTATCAGCGATTTCTATGCCAGATGCAATCAGGCCTTCTCCTCCCACACCTGTGCAAGGTGTACAATCGTCTGCACCGCCTTCTGCATATCCTGTATGCTCACATATTCTGACTTGCCATGCAGGGCCATTTCACCCGTGAAAATATTTGGACAGGGTAATCCCATAAAGGAAAGACGGGAACCATCAGTACCACCCCGAATGATCATTTTCAGTGGCGCTACCCCTGCCCTGCGGATCGCTTCTTCAGCATAATCAGTTACCTGCGGATGCAGGTTCAGCACCTCTTTCATATTGCGGTACTGCTCCGTAACAGTCAGTTTCGCACTGGCAGTGGGATATTTCGCCATCACCTTATCCAGGATATTTTGCAGGAAATCTGCATGGTCTTTTAGTTTGGCAGTCACGAAATCACGCAGGATGAAATCGATCTCCGCATGTTCTACAATACCACTTACCCTTACCGGGTGAATGAAGCCCTGGCGATCTTCGGTCATTTCCGGAGAGAGACCATCTTTAGGCAGTGCATCTACGATTTCCGCAGCTATCTTGATAGCACTCACCAGTTTATCTTTTGCGGTACCCGGGTGTACGCTCACTCCTTCGATCACGATCTTTGCAGCATCTGCACTGAAGCTCTCATCTTCCAGTGAACCCAGTTCCCCGCCATCCATTGTATAACCAAAGCTGGCCCCGAGTTTCACCATATCGAGTTTTTCCACACCGCGGCCTACTTCTTCATCAGGTGTGAAGAGGATGCGGATCCTGCCATGTTTGATCTCAGGATGTGTGATCAGGTAATGGGCAGCATCCATGATCTCTGCTACACCGGCCTTGTCATCGGCGCCCAGCAGGGTATTGCCGGCAGCAGTGATGATATCGTCTCCTTTTTTGGAGGCAAGGTATGGGTGAAGGGCAGCTTTGATAACGGTGTTATCTTCCGGCAGTTCGATGTCGCTGCCATCATAATGCATGTGGATGATCGGCTTTACCCCTGTGCCACTGCAATCGCTGCTCGTATCCATGTGGGAGCAGAAACAGATAACAGGAACATCTTTGGTGGTGTTAGATGGGATGGTGGCAAATACATAGCCATGTTCATCCATTTCAACATCGGAGATACCTATTTCATGCAGTTCCTGTACAAGCAGGCGACCGAGGTCCTTTTGTTTTTCTGTGGAAGGAAAACTCTTGCTCAGTGGATCTGATTGCGTATCTATCTGGACGTAGCGCAGGAAGCGCTCGGTAACGGTGTATTTGTAATTATTGAACATAGTGCAAACCTAAGAAATAGTGAGAAAAGAGAAATGTACTATTTGACACTGAGCTTTATTGTATTTTCAGAACAAACAAACATATTTATTCTATATTAAAGAACAATAATCCAATTTAAATATATTTATTAGTTCATTTTATCTTTATTCATAGGTTTGTATAGAAATTTGTACTGCGGAATGGAACCGTGTGCAAATCACGGGCTGACGCGCAACTGTAAATGACGGTGTTCCCGTTCCAAGCCAGATACTTGTCGCAGGCAGATATTTTTAACATTTTAAATGACAGCAAGTATGCAAACCAACGTTCCCGGCTATCCGCGTATTGGTAGCAATAGAGAATTAAAGAAAGCAAACGAAGCCTACTGGGCGGGCAGGATCTCCCTGGAGAAATTGCAGATGACAGCCCGGCAGCTTCGCCGGCAGAATTGGGAAACCCTGCGTGATGCAGGTGTTGACCTGATCCCTTCCAATGACTTTTCTTATTATGACCAGGTACTGGATATGTGTATTATGACCAATACCATTCCTGCCAGGTTTCATGGGCTGAAAGCCACACAGATCACGGCCAGCAGCCCTGAGCTGTACTTTGGCATGGCCCGCGGATACCAAAAAAATGGGTTTGATCTCACCGCCATGGAAATGACAAAATGGTTTGATACCAATTATCATTACCTGGTACCTGAATTTGATGGTACACAAAATTTTGAACTGGCGTATAATAAGGCCCTGGAAGAATTTGAGGAAGCAAAAGCATTGGGCATTCATACCAAACCTGTGATCATCGGGCCTGTGAGCTTTTTGCTCTTAGGTAAAATTAAAGAGGAGCCATTGCAGGTGGCAGACCTGCTGGACAAATTATTGCCTGTTTATATTTCCCTGCTGCAATCACTGGAGAAAGCTGGTGCTACCTGGATTCAGATCGATGAACCCACGCTGGTACTGGATTTAACACCACAGCAACAGGCATTGTTCCAGTATGCATATAATAAAATTGCCGCCGTTCTTTCATCTGCAAAATTGTTACTGACCACCTACTTCGGCAGCCTGCAGGATAATACTGCATTGACTTTACAGCTACCCGTACATGCATTGCACATTGACCTGGTGAGGGCTCCGGAACAACTGGAGCGGGTATTAAACCTGATACCCAAACACCTGCAACTCTCGCTGGGTGTAGTGAATGGCCGGAATATCTGGAAGAATAATTATGAGCAAAGTGTCGCTTTGATTGAACAAGCTATTGAGGTAATAGGTGAAGAAAGAATATTGATTGCTGCTTCCTGTTCATTGCTGCATACCCCTTATGATCTGGACCTGGAAGAGCTGACACCACAGTTTAAAAACTGGATGGCGTTTGCAAAGCAGAAGGTGTATGAAGTAGTGGATCTGGCAAAGATCCTGTCAGGTAACCAGGATCTTCTGCTTGTGAATAAAGCAGCAATGCAGGATAGGGCCACCGCTTCCATCATTCACAAACCAGCTGTAAAAGCAAGGCTGGCGGCATTGACAGCGGCAGATGCACATCGTACAAGTGAATTTACCATTCGTCAGCAGGCGCAGGAAGCTGTGTTGAAACTACCATTGTTCCCGACTACTACCATTGGTTCATTTCCACAAACTGAAGACATTCGCAAACTACGTGCAGATGTGAAGAAAGGTGTGATCACCCGGGAGGCATATGATGTAGCGATCCGTAATGCGATTGGAGAGTCCGTGCAACTGCAGGAAAGCCTTCATATTGATGTGTTGGTGCATGGAGAATTTGAGCGGAATGATATGGTGGAATATTTTGGAGAACAGCTGGAAGGCTTTGTGTTTACGAAGAATGGCTGGGTGCAGAGTTATGGATCTCGCTGTGTAAAACCACCGGTTATATATGGAGATGTATCCCGCCCCCTGCCAATGACGGTAGAATGGAGTAGTTATGCACAATCGCTGACACGCAAGCCTATGAAGGGAATGCTGACAGGACCGGTCACGATTTTGCAATGGTCATTTGTGAGAGATGATCAACCCAGAGCTGATACTACTTTGCAGATTGCACTCGCTATCAGGGATGAGGTGAATGACCTGGAGAAGACGGGTATCAGGGTGATCCAGGTAGATGAACCTGCCATCAGGGAGGGCCTGCCATTGCGAAGGGCTGATTGGCCGGCGTACCTGGAATGGGCAGTAAAAGCCTTTAGGGTAGCGGTTTCCGGGGTAGAAGATGCCACGCAGATCCATACGCATATGTGTTATTCCGAGTTCAATGATATCATTGATAGTATTGCGGCAATGGATGCAGATGTGATTACAATAGAGACTTCGAGATCACAGATGGAATTGCTGGAGGTGTTTGCAACATTCAGGTATCCTTATGAAATTGGGCCTGGGGTGTATGATATACATTCGCCAAGAGTGCCTACGGTAGCGGAAATGACGGGATTGTTGGAGAAAGCGGTGCAGTTATTACCAGCGAGGAATATTTGGGTGAATCCGGATTGCGGATTGAAGACGAGGAAGTGGCCGGAGACGGAGCAGGCATTGCGGAATATGGTAACGGCTGCGGCGCAAATGAGAGTGGCGGTTCAACAAGTGGTTTGATGTCATTTCGTATCTTTATGAAATGGCAGAACATGAAACCGTCAGCTGTCCACGCTGCAACAAAGCATTTGAATGCCGGGTCGGATCTATTCTTCGCTGCCAATGCCAGGAGGTAACGCTGAATGAGGAAGAACGTATCTACATCGCTGAACACTATGCCGGTTGCCTTTGTGCATCCTGCATGCA
This window of the Chitinophaga sancti genome carries:
- a CDS encoding Gfo/Idh/MocA family protein, with the protein product MKSRREFLKQSLLAGAGVSITAMGMPASSYARIMGANDRVNIGLVGFSDRARQTLLPCFFNNNKELNFDIIAVSDIWKRRREEGQAFISKKAGHDIQACVNNDELYKIRDLDAVIIATADFQHAYHTIEAVSQKKDVYCEKPFAETMDDARKALKAVQSSGKIFQVGTQRRSGDSYHAANNFIKEGKFGPITMVEMSWNVNQPGRWRRPDLVKEIREQDTDWTRFLASRPKDSWDPRKYLEYRLFWPYSSGIFGQWMTHQIDTVHWFTGLKHPRSAVANGGIYMWKDGRKNADTITAVFDYGPDNDPTSGFQVQYSSRFSNSAGGVKEMYYSNGGTIDIDKNKISPNGGLTEHEAQEMGLHANLLPEMTLSSGGASAATGANMGGDPLTNAHVRNWMESVRSRKQGNAPIEAAYSHSIALIMANAAYRTGMKATFDENKQEVIVGGKPFII
- a CDS encoding Mrp/NBP35 family ATP-binding protein; the encoded protein is MITTEQILKALSNVEEPDLGKDLVTLNMVKDIEIDGNKVTFTVVLTTPACPLKDLIRNACINAVHHLVSKDAEVHVNMTANVNSNRKDGKSLLPGVKNIIVVASGKGGVGKSTVAANLALALSEGGAKVGLMDADIYGPSVPIMFGVRGHRPMMTNVDGKGMIVPLEKHGIKLMSIGLLIDEKQAVVWRGPMASSALKQFITDVHWGDLDYLVIDMPPGTGDIHLTLVQTVPVTGAVIVTTPQDVALADAKKGIAMFDGPQINVPIIGLVENMSYFTPAELPNNKYYIFGKDGGKRLAEDLEIPFLGQIPIVQSIREGGDEGVPAMLGGEDATKLAFMGFASTAARSIAMRNANVAPTKIVEVFV
- a CDS encoding carboxypeptidase-like regulatory domain-containing protein; translated protein: MHKKISYILFSLLFLPFLLKAQFTQFRDSIIQISGITMTADSLRAVPAVSILIKGQNRGTISNSQGVFSIVAFKGDTLTFSAIGYKKKNFRIPLALSGNAYSLLQLMVDDTTYLPVTIIKPYPSKEEFEKAFVSSDIPDDQYELARRNTEQAKLRAVSRYVPPDAAEATNMYFNRQAQNLYYAGQLPPQNIMNPLAWAQFIQAWKRGDFKSGSNKSYGYGY
- a CDS encoding 3-hydroxyacyl-CoA dehydrogenase family protein encodes the protein MFSSKKIAVIGAGTMGNGIAHVFAQNDFTVTLIDVSAPALERALQTIEKNLDRQVTKETITAEKKAQTLQNISTATDLANGVKNADLVVEAATENTALKLKIFQDLDLHAQPEAILATNTSSISITKIAAATKRPGKVIGMHFMNPVPVMKLVEIINGYATEKSVTDTIVALSEQLGKVPCVVNDYPGFIANRILMPMINEAISSLYEGVAGVAEIDTVMKLGMAHPMGPLQLADFIGLDVCLSILRVLQDGFGNPKYAPCPLLVNMVTAGYLGVKSGEGFYKYGKGNKDLVVSDRFQ
- a CDS encoding IMPACT family protein, yielding MEVYFTIEKTARAEFKDRGSKFLAYAWPVKSVEQVKEYLQEVKKEHPKATHHCFAYRLGTDGLQFRASDDGEPSGTAGKPILGQIDSKGLTDTLVVVVRYFGGTLLGAPGLINAYKMSASMVLQVIPAVQKNVEAKYHLVFDYTILNDIMIIVKQQNCTVYAQELQLFCNMDIGIPKAVEELALLKLKDIHGLEIKKA
- the ribD gene encoding bifunctional diaminohydroxyphosphoribosylaminopyrimidine deaminase/5-amino-6-(5-phosphoribosylamino)uracil reductase RibD: MDRHTDEFFMLRCIHLATLGAGHVAPNPMVGAVLVHEGRIIGEGYHKVYGQAHAEVNCINSVKEADRHLIPAATMYVSLEPCAHYGKTPPCANLIVAEKIPKVVIGCVDTFSAVAGKGIAILENAGIAVHTGILEAECRELNSRFFTFHEQKRPYIILKWAECQAGYMGTEDGHPVRISNRFTDRMVHRWRTEESSILVGSHTAVMDNPRLNNRLWTGKDPLRIVIDPHHKVPATHHLYDGSQPTFFFRGNTLAQLMQELHEQRVLSVLVEGGAATLTRFIEEGLWDEARVIRGAITLPGGLSAPRLKNAKLTTEISLEGDHIFTYHREQ